One Pyrus communis chromosome 4, drPyrComm1.1, whole genome shotgun sequence genomic region harbors:
- the LOC137732294 gene encoding metalloendoproteinase 2-MMP-like gives MKRFQFPLHLFAIALCLSSLSQTSARLFPNISSIPSYLVPNATIPGAWDAFKHFGNCHAGEKVDGLGKLKKYFNRFGYIPNLPTTNLTDDFDEDLEAALKTYQKNFNLNVTGELDGPTLEHLVKPRCGNPDVVNGTTTMNSGKPASYNSTKFHSVSHYSFFPSTPVWPQNRRDLTYAFLPENELSDAVKTVFVGAFQRWSAATPLTFKETTSFYSADIKIGFFVGDHGDGEPFDGVLGTLAHAFSPPSGRLHLDGDENWVITGDISKSSVKSAVDLESVAVHEIGHLLGLGHSSVEDAIMYPTISSRTKKVELASDDVLGIQTLYGANPNYDGTTTSAPSTQARDTSAAGDHLGSTSRLWALRGVLAIGFLLLLF, from the coding sequence ATGAAGAGGTTTCAGTTTCCACTCCACCTTTTTGCCATTGCTCTCTGCCTCTCATCACTTTCACAGACCTCAGCTCGCTTGTTCCCCAACATCTCCTCCATACCGTCCTACCTCGTCCCAAACGCCACCATTCCTGGCGCTTGGGACGCCTTCAAACACTTCGGCAACTGCCACGCCGGCGAAAAAGTCGACGGCCTCGGCAAGCTTAAAAAATACTTCAACCGTTTCGGTTACATTCCAAATTTACCTACAACCAACCTCACCGACGACTTCGACGAAGACCTTGAAGCCGCCCTCAAAACCTACCAAAAGAACTTCAACCTCAATGTCACCGGCGAGCTCGATGGGCCCACCCTCGAACACCTCGTCAAACCCCGATGCGGCAACCCTGACGTAGTCAACGGCACCACCACCATGAACTCCGGAAAACCGGCGTCGTATAACTCCACCAAGTTCCACAGCGTCTCGCACTACTCCTTCTTCCCCAGCACCCCCGTCTGGCCGCAGAACCGCCGCGACCTGACCTATGCTTTCTTGCCGGAGAACGAGCTCTCCGACGCGGTAAAAACCGTGTTCGTCGGCGCCTTCCAGCGGTGGTCGGCGGCGACACCGTTAACTTTCAAAGAAACTACCTCCTTCTACTCGGCGGACATCAAGATCGGATTCTTCGTCGGAGACCACGGCGACGGCGAGCCATTCGATGGGGTTTTGGGGACTCTTGCACACGCGTTCTCCCCGCCGAGCGGTAGGCTCCACCTGGACGGCGACGAGAACTGGGTGATCACCGGTGACATCAGCAAGTCCTCCGTGAAGTCAGCCGTGGACCTTGAGTCCGTGGCGGTGCACGAGATTGGGCATCTGCTGGGGTTGGGGCACTCGTCGGTGGAGGATGCGATTATGTACCCGACGATCTCGTCGCGTACGAAGAAGGTGGAGCTTGCCAGTGACGACGTTTTGGGGATCCAGACGCTATACGGCGCCAATCCCAATTACGACGGTACGACTACATCCGCGCCGTCCACTCAGGCGAGGGACACGTCTGCTGCTGGGGACCACCTCGGTTCTACTTCGCGGTTGTGGGCCCTCCGTGGCGTGTTAGCAATAGGATTTCTGTTActattgttttag
- the LOC137730553 gene encoding protein JINGUBANG-like, which produces MGLVPCPLPCHTSTESNEESSASNSTSSLLSESSTFSSLSSQPSLPSVPSLTPSKSNQLVVLRSPSVLHCCIATLQSQSYICTLALSGNFLYSGSSDGQITAWSSTLSRPSNPQYNKVVATVATPSTVKFLVVVGSGDNHNKLLFSAHQDHKIRVWKTNTTDTYEKLKCIATLPTLKDRVTRFLRSKNYVQIRLHKNGTWEHHIDTVSALAISNDGSFLYSASWDRALKIWRISDFKCLDSVSNAHDDAINAVILSSDGAFVYTGSADKKIKVWTWRKDKSISVKLVGTLEKHKSAVNALAFSTDGSVLYSGACDRSVLVWERDGGADGGGGDMVVVGALRGHTKAVLCLAVAADVVCSGSADYSVRVWRRLSSGPVGGDLNRSYCCLAVLEGHKRPVKCLTAALDNSDSDHSGDSYFVYSGSLDCDIKVWQIRVPFS; this is translated from the coding sequence ATGGGACTTGTTCCATGTCCCTTGCCCTGTCACACAAGCACAGAAAGTAATGAAGAATCTTCAGCCTCCAACTCCACCTCCAGTCTTCTCTCTGAGTCTTCAACCTTCTCCTCTCTATCCTCCCAGCCAAGTCTCCCTTCTGTTCCTTCTCTCACCCCATCAAAATCCAACCAATTAGTAGTACTACGATCCCCAAGTGTTCTTCACTGCTGCATAGCCACCCTCCAATCCCAGTCCTACATCTGTACCCTAGCCCTATCTGGAAACTTCCTATACAGTGGCTCATCCGACGGTCAGATTACTGCATGGAGTAGTACCCTATCACGCCCTTCAAATCCACAATACAACAAGGTGGTAGCCACCGTCGCCACTCCCAGCACCGTCAAGTTTCTGGTGGTTGTTGGAAGTGGGGACAACCACAACAAGCTCTTATTCAGTGCTCACCAAGACCATAAAATCCGAGTCTGGAAAACTAACACGACCGACACGTATGAAAAGCTAAAATGTATAGCCACACTCCCAACTCTAAAAGACCGTGTCACAAGATTCTTACGTTCCAAGAACTACGTGCAAATCCGGCTCCACAAGAACGGCACCTGGGAGCATCACATCGACACCGTCTCCGCTCTAGCGATATCCAATGACGGGTCGTTTCTCTACTCCGCTTCATGGGACCGGGCGCTCAAAATTTGGCGGATTTCCGACTTTAAATGCTTGGACTCGGTTAGTAACGCCCACGACGACGCCATCAACGCCGTAATTTTGTCAAGTGACGGAGCTTTTGTGTACACTGGCTCGGCGGATAAGAAGATAAAGGTGTGGACGTGGAGGAAAGACAAGTCAATATCCGTAAAGCTTGTTGGAACCCTAGAGAAGCACAAGTCGGCCGTGAATGCCTTGGCTTTTAGCACCGACGGGTCCGTGCTGTACTCTGGTGCCTGCGACCGGTCGGTTTTGGTTTGGGAAAGAGATGGTGGTGCGGACGGCGGCGGTGGGGACATGGTGGTGGTGGGTGCGTTGAGGGGACACACAAAGGCGGTGTTGTGTTTGGCGGTGGCGGCGGATGTGGTGTGCAGTGGATCTGCTGATTATAGTGTTAGGGTTTGGAGGAGATTATCGTCAGGGCCAGTTGGCGGTGATCTAAATAGGAGTTATTGCTGTCTGGCTGTGTTGGAAGGTCACAAGCGGCCGGTGAAGTGTTTGACTGCAGCTCTTGATAATAGTGATTCCGATCATTCTGgtgattcttattttgtttatagTGGCAGCTTGGATTGTGATATTAAGGTCTGGCAAATTCGGGTTCCCTTTTCATAA